The sequence below is a genomic window from Eubalaena glacialis isolate mEubGla1 chromosome 13, mEubGla1.1.hap2.+ XY, whole genome shotgun sequence.
AACAACAACTGTAGTGTGTAGAAGATGCAACCGAATATGCTGTTGGATTGATTGAGGACGCTGTCCTTGCCCAGCACGTGTTCCACCAGTCCGAAGCCCCGGCCCCacctggtggaggggagggcCCAGGTTAGGAGTGTCAACTGAGTGCCATGGGCCTTATCCTGGGAGGGTTATTTCCAAGAAGCCATCTGGGCTGTCCTTCCCCTTCTagcccttcccccaacccccacaTGAGTCCAAGGGTCAATGGCCTCCGGGAACAGCCTTTCTTTGGCAAGGACAGGATTCCATGTCACTGCCCCtatccacccccatccccagatcACACCTGGCCATGGCTCCCCCATAGGCTCCTCTTTTCATCCTAGACCTTCAATAAGTCTTAAGATGGCAAGGTGAGTATAACCCTTCACCTTGCTTTACAGAGTTACCAGAGACTGGGAAACCAGGGCAGAATCTCTCTGCCCTGGACCCCTAAATCTCCAGCCCCCCGGCCACCCTCTCCCCTATTCTGTTTTAGATCATCCCACTAACCTAGACCCTCAAGCATAGCCAGATCTGGCCACCTTGTCCCCAGGCAAAGCCATCCTTAAGACcataatcaaaataaattaaaaaaaaaaaagaccataatCAGTCCCTACACTCGACCCCACCTCCCCGTCCTGCCCGGTCACTTATTCCTTGTCATCAGGATTCACGTGCACTCCCTCGAATAACCCCAGTCCCCAGCACTATCTGCCCCCTCTACCCCACACTCCTATCTCGGACACACCCGTCTCGCCAGGCAACGCCCCCCTGAGCAGTCCGGCTCCGTGTGTCCGCTCCCCGGGCATCCCAATCCCAGATTCATCTGGCAACCTGGTCGCCATGCACACCTGGTCCCCATGCACCGCTCCTACGAGCAGCGGGTCCCCCAAGGCTTCACTCCCACGCGCACCTGGAGGAGAAGACGCGCGAACAGCTGATGGCGGTGCCCACGTCGCAGAGCGCGCGGTAATCCCGGTCCCGGGCGCGCGCCGCCTTCACGTGCAGCGCGTAGAGAGAGAGTCCTAAGCCCGCGAGGCAGAGAGCGAGCCGCACCCACCCAGGGCTCCGCCAGGTACTGCCCATGTCTTCTGGTCCCGCCGGAGGCGCCAGCCGGAAGGGAACCAGCCACGGAGCAGCGGCGGGGCCGGATTTGGCCACGCCCTCTCCCGCCCGTCTGGCTGGGCGATCGGCCTGTtggtctcacacttcctgatccAATTGGCTGTTCCCAGGATTTGGCAGGAGTGCTGCCGGGGTACGAAAACTGCTGAGGAATGCTGGGACTGGAAAACCAGATTAAGAGACGTGGGTACTTACTGATGTGACGGCCTGCCAGGCATGATGGGAATTGTAGTCGGGGTGGCCTCAATGCCTCAAGGGTAATGGAGTCTccggagttttaaaaattttattaatccGACTAACAGTATATAGCGTTTACTCTAGCCCAAGCCCTGCTCTAACTTTGGAACATCCATGAACTAGAGACCAGCGGATCGGGGAATCCAGCGAATACTGCGATCCGATCAAGAACCAAGCGTTTTCCCTGAAATTACTATCTCAGACATTATTAGGATTATAACCTCCAATCCGCCTAGTTTGCCCAGCTATTCTCTCCTGCTGCACCAGCGCCTCCTGCTGGCCGATCTCTCTCTCTTCGTCTCTCCCCCACATGCCCCGCTCCATCACCTCCGCCATACCCTTGACAGTATCCTAACCTCTGTTCTATTGTGGCGCCACCTGGCGAAACCTGAGCCCAGATCAACCCAACAGTGCCTCCTTTCCAAGCCTTTGGTGGGCTAGCTGAGCTCCCCCCCTTCACAGACATAGCATCTATTGATGACCCCTCTCACCTAtacttccccttccttcccattTGCACTGAAACTTTCCCCCATTTTAGAAGTTGCAACAAATATCCCTTTACAATcaagtttttggaagattttacCCTCCCAgtctttacttcctcacctcttccTTGCTGCCCAGCACACCATAAACTAGCTCCTGCCCCCAATACTCCCCTGACAACTTATGGCTGGTGTCACCAGGATGCtaaattcaatacatatttttcagttcttatcATGCTTGGCCTCTCAACAGTATTAATCACTGTTGGGCATTCCTTCCTGGGAACTCTGGCTTCTGTGATATTTCACTCTCCTGATGGCCCTCCTCCTTCTCTGGCTGCTCCTTCTCAGGCCCATTCCTTTTCTTCCAGACAACGTGGCCAGTGGAATAATGGCTCCTAAAGATGTTGGTGTCCTAATTCCTGGGACCTGTGAACATGTTAGTTTACGTAGCAAATGGGAATtaaaggttgcagatggaattaaggctaCTAATCTGCTGATTTTAAAACAGATTATCCTATggatccaatgtaatcacaagggtccttaaaagtgaaaAAGGGCAGCAGAAGAAGAGATTCAGAGGAAGGTGTGActacagaggaaaagcacaaagAGATGcagtgttgctggctttgaagatggagaaagggtgTCATGAGCTAGGGAATGTGGGTGGCCTGTAGCAGCAGGAAAAGTTGAAgaaatagattctcccctagagcctccagagaggatttttttttttttttttttggcccagccatgtggcttgcaggatcttagttccctgactagggatcgaacctgtgacccctgcatttgaagggcggagtcttaaccactggaccaccagggaagtcaaaattcatgttgttttaagtcactaagtttgtggtagtttgttatagaaacaataggaaactaatacagaggaCTAAGACTTAGACCAGTTTCTCACTTCTTTCCACAGTTTTCTGGAGTGTTCCTATTATCCATGACTGACTTCCCCCCGAATGAGTCATCTAAGAGGGAGCAAGGTGGAAACCACAGTATCTTTATGACTTAGCCTTGAAAGTCCCACATTGTCATCTATCCTATTCTGTCAGGTCAGCCCTGTTCAATGTGGGAAGAGACTACAGAGGGATATAAATACCGGGAGGTGGGAATCATTGAGGATTTACTGCTGTtcaacaaatcaccacaaaaatAATGACTTAAGAGAAAAACAATCATTTTAGTTTCTCTCAGTTTTTAGGGGTTAGGCATTCAGTACGAGAATTTTGGCTGGGTAGTTCTGGCTCACATAACTGTGGTCAGATGCTGGCTAATGCTGGAACGATGGGAGGCTGATAacctggcctctctctctcttcttgcaGTCTCAGGGGCTATTCGTGAATCCGTGTAGCCTCTCCGTAGGCActagtttgggcttcctcacagcatggcagacTCCAGGCTACAATAGCCAGTTTCCAAAGTTGTCTTCAATGATTTCCACCTCCTGGGATTCATAACATTGTGTAGTTTCTTCCCACACGAAATAGGGCTGATCTGACCCAGTAGGATAATACAGAAATGATGGTTTGTGACTTTGGCGGCTAAGTCATTAGGATATTGTGGCTTCCATTTTGCTCCCTCTTAGATCACTAACTCTGGGTGAAGCCAGTTGCCATGttatgaggacactcaagcagccctaaggagaggTCCACTtagtgagaaactgaggcttcctGTCAACAACCAGCACTAACTTGCTAGGCACGTGAGAGAGCCACCCTGGAAGTGGATTCTCTAGCATCAGTCAAGACTTCATGCGACTGTAGTTTTGggcaacatgtttttttttttttggcagcaccgtgcagcttatgggattttagttccctgactagggatcgaaccccgggccctcggcagtgaaagtgaagagtcctaaccactggaccatcgggcaacatcttgactgcaacctcataaGCAACCCTGAACCAGAACCATCTAGCTCAGctgctcccagattcctgacccaaagaaactgtgtgagataataaatgtttattgttttgagCTGCTATATTTTGAGGGTAATTTGTCACACAACAATGGACAATTAATACAAGGCAATCAGACTGCTTACATGGTAACTCAGGACTCCAGTAAAAGTTCTGCAGGGAGCCAAGTGGAAGCTGCATCATCTTTTATGATCTAGCTTCGTAAGTCATCATATAGTATCCCTTCCACTGTAAACACAAATTTGCTTAGCTCTAATGGGAAGGAACACAGAACTTCACCTCTTGATATGAGAAGCGTCGAAGTCATATTCTAAGAAGTTCATGTGGGCATGTGGGGTGGGGCATCTTTGGGAAACACAAACTGCCACATGAGGCAACATTATTTCCACCGATGTCTTCCCTTACTCCTTACAGGTCACAGCTTCTGAACTCTGACCTGAGCCCAGATCTCTTTCCTGGGCTCCACACCCCAGAGCAGAAACACTTCTTGGACATCACCATATGGATGTCTCACAGGCCAATCAGATGCAAGGCAATGCACCAAAACTGAGCTTCTTACCTTCCCCAAACCTGGCCCTTCTCTGGGGTTCCCATTTTAACCATGGCCCCCCCCAATCCACCCAAGCCACTCCTCCTGGACCACTCTCTCATTCCCTGTAATCTATGCAGACCACTACCTTGACCCAAACCATCATCACCTCCCACCTAGATAAATGCAGTAGCCTCATCTTTGGTCTCTCAGATATATTTGTCTCTTACCCTAAGATACATTCTCCATACAGCAGTCAAAGTACAtctttatcaaaaattaaaagatgtaGTTTTGTCACTCTGCCTTTCAATAGCTCAGAGAAGAAAGCCCaatatttcttccatttatttaataaatgtttattgagcacctgttatgtgccagggactgtgttAGGGGCACAGGATAAATCAGTATAGCAGACAAATATTCATACTGTGGTCttacattttaggaaaaaaactgAGCAATTAATATGataaatacataagtatataGTATGCTGTCGGTGATACATGCTACGGATAAAATAAAGAGTAAAGcagaaggaattccctggcggtccagtggttaggacttggtgctttcactgcctggggccagggttcaatcccggggaactaagatcccaaaagccacacagtgcggccaaataaacaaataaataaataagagtaaaGCAGTGTGAGGGGAATGGGGGtggttgcaattttaaataggatgaTCAGGTTGGGCTTCATTCAGCTGACATTTGGGCAAAAGCTTACAGGAGGTGAGGGATTAAGCTATGTGGAAATCTAGGGAaagggtgttccaggcagagggcacagctcGTGAGAGGTGGAACGTGCCTGGTATGTTGAGGGAACAGCAGGTGGGCCAGTGTGGCTGTTGCCATGAGTATGGGGGGTGAGAACGGAACGGAAAAAGGGGACGGAGGAGTCGTTCAATCTTTCTGGGTCTCTGttgccccatctgtaaaatgaggataatcacATTACCTCAGAGGTTCGTTATGAGGATGAAACGAACACATGTAAATCTCTTAGAAGAGCGCCTGACCAACGGGAAGGTGGACTCTTGGGGTGCAAGTCCAACCTCCACCGCCGGGAGGTAGCAGCGAGTCCCGGCCGGGCTGGTCCAGCGCGCAGGGTCAAATGCACTGCCGGCCACGCCGCGGCCACGTGAGCGCCGGGATCTGGCACGCTTCAAGccatcttttgcttgtctgcgcACTTCGGCCTTCCCAGCGGGAgcaccctcccctctcccttttaACGCTGGCTCAAGCCCTGCCTGCCTGCAGCCGCCTCCAGAGCTGAGCGTCCTCCCAGCTTCACTCCAGGGTATTGCCGGG
It includes:
- the VKORC1 gene encoding vitamin K epoxide reductase complex subunit 1 isoform X1, encoding MGSTWRSPGWVRLALCLAGLGLSLYALHVKAARARDRDYRALCDVGTAISCSRVFSSRWGRGFGLVEHVLGKDSVLNQSNSIFGCIFYTLQLLLGCLQGRWASVLLVLSSLVSLAGSVYLAWILFFVLYDFCIVCITTYAINVGLMVLSFREVQEPQGKVKGH
- the VKORC1 gene encoding vitamin K epoxide reductase complex subunit 1 isoform X2 gives rise to the protein MGSTWRSPGWVRLALCLAGLGLSLYALHVKAARARDRDYRALCDVGTAISCSRVFSSRLPTGPLGICPAGVEFPGVSSWFCLPGLDPVLRAL